One window from the genome of Streptomyces cadmiisoli encodes:
- a CDS encoding alpha/beta fold hydrolase: MARRIDVTGAGGVRLAAWEFGDPPKADLSEPGPDPTPGVLLLHGLMGRASHWASTARWLSERHRAVALDQRGHGQSEKPPQAAYTREAYVDDAEAALEQLGLAPTVLIGHAMGALTAWQLAARRPDLVRGLVVCDMRASALGSASQREWADWFKSWPVPFATLADVRKWFGEDDPWVERPNPARGAFYAEVMHESPDGWRPVFEPEQMLKSRETWVYDAHWEELAQVRCPALVVRGLDGELGRAEAQEMVRVLPRGEYAEVAEAGHLVHYDQPDAWRAAIEPFLDTAFAR; encoded by the coding sequence ATGGCGCGACGCATCGACGTGACCGGGGCGGGCGGCGTACGACTCGCGGCCTGGGAGTTCGGCGACCCGCCCAAGGCCGACCTCTCCGAACCCGGCCCGGACCCGACACCCGGCGTGCTGTTACTGCACGGCCTGATGGGCCGCGCCTCGCACTGGGCCTCCACGGCCCGCTGGCTCTCCGAGCGGCACCGCGCCGTCGCGCTGGACCAGCGCGGTCACGGTCAGAGCGAAAAGCCCCCGCAGGCCGCGTACACCCGAGAGGCGTACGTCGACGACGCCGAAGCCGCCCTGGAGCAGTTGGGGCTCGCCCCCACCGTCCTGATCGGCCACGCCATGGGCGCGCTGACCGCCTGGCAGCTCGCCGCCCGGCGCCCCGACCTGGTCCGCGGCCTGGTCGTCTGTGACATGCGGGCCTCCGCGCTCGGCTCGGCCTCGCAGCGCGAATGGGCGGACTGGTTCAAGTCGTGGCCCGTCCCCTTCGCCACCCTCGCCGACGTACGCAAGTGGTTCGGCGAGGACGACCCCTGGGTCGAGCGGCCGAACCCGGCCCGCGGCGCGTTCTACGCCGAGGTGATGCACGAGTCACCCGATGGCTGGCGGCCCGTCTTCGAACCCGAGCAGATGCTGAAGTCCCGCGAGACCTGGGTGTACGACGCGCACTGGGAGGAGCTCGCCCAGGTCCGGTGCCCCGCCCTGGTGGTCCGCGGCCTCGACGGCGAGCTCGGCCGCGCCGAGGCGCAGGAGATGGTCCGGGTCCTGCCCCGCGGGGAGTACGCGGAGGTCGCGGAGGCCGGTCACCTCGTGCACTACGACCAGCCCGACGCCTGGCGCGCCGCGATCGAGCCGTTCCTGGACACGGCGTTCGCCCGCTGA
- the pdxH gene encoding pyridoxamine 5'-phosphate oxidase, whose product MRQDDRVTDDDAVPAAPLDPSVMRKHYRAEGLAETDLAATPVEQFARWFRQAATEGRLFEPNAMVVSTADAEGRPSSRTVLLKHFDDAGFVFYTNYGSRKAQDLAENPYVSLLFPWYPMARQVIVTGVARRTGKDETAAYFRTRPHGSQLGAWASTQSSALATRAELDASYAELAARYPKGEQVPVPPDWGGFRVAAQAVEFWQGRENRLHDRLRYVARTDGSWRVERLSP is encoded by the coding sequence ATGCGGCAAGATGACCGCGTGACCGACGACGACGCCGTCCCCGCAGCGCCCCTCGACCCCTCCGTGATGCGCAAGCACTACCGGGCGGAGGGGCTCGCCGAGACCGATCTGGCCGCCACCCCCGTCGAGCAGTTCGCCCGCTGGTTCCGGCAGGCCGCGACCGAGGGCCGGCTGTTCGAGCCGAACGCCATGGTCGTCTCCACGGCCGACGCGGAGGGCCGGCCCAGCTCCCGCACGGTGCTGCTGAAGCACTTCGACGACGCCGGCTTCGTCTTCTACACCAACTACGGCTCCCGCAAGGCCCAGGACCTCGCCGAGAACCCCTACGTCTCGCTGCTGTTCCCCTGGTACCCGATGGCCCGCCAGGTCATCGTCACCGGCGTCGCGCGGCGCACCGGGAAGGACGAGACGGCCGCCTACTTCCGGACCCGGCCGCACGGCTCCCAGCTCGGCGCCTGGGCCAGCACCCAGTCCTCGGCGCTCGCGACCCGCGCGGAGCTGGACGCCTCGTACGCCGAGCTGGCGGCCCGCTACCCAAAGGGCGAGCAGGTGCCGGTGCCGCCGGACTGGGGCGGTTTCCGGGTGGCCGCGCAGGCGGTGGAGTTCTGGCAGGGGCGCGAGAACCGGCTGCACGACCGGCTGCGCTACGTGGCGCGGACCGACGGGAGCTGGCGGGTGGAGCGGCTCAGTCCGTGA
- a CDS encoding TetR/AcrR family transcriptional regulator, whose amino-acid sequence MGAVNAVNTASAAGSGDRGDRAPKQDRSRATRQRLLEAAVACLAEHGWAGSTVAAVAERAGVSRGAAQHHFPTREDLFTAAVEFVAEERSLALRALFPDGATAGDRRAVVRALVDLYTGPLFRAALHLWVAASDEDQLRPRVTELEARVGRETHRIAVDLLAADESAPGVRETVQGLLDMARGLGLANLLTDDAARRERVVTQWAALLEDALGRVTD is encoded by the coding sequence ATGGGTGCTGTGAACGCGGTCAACACGGCGAGCGCCGCGGGCAGCGGCGACCGCGGGGACCGCGCACCCAAGCAGGACCGCAGCCGCGCCACCCGGCAACGACTGCTGGAGGCGGCCGTGGCCTGCCTGGCCGAACACGGCTGGGCGGGCTCCACGGTCGCCGCCGTCGCCGAACGGGCCGGCGTCTCCCGGGGCGCCGCCCAGCACCACTTCCCCACCCGCGAGGACCTGTTCACCGCCGCCGTCGAGTTCGTCGCCGAGGAACGCTCCCTCGCCCTGCGCGCCCTGTTCCCCGACGGGGCGACGGCCGGCGACCGGCGGGCCGTCGTACGGGCCCTGGTCGACCTGTACACCGGCCCCCTCTTCCGCGCCGCCCTCCACCTGTGGGTCGCCGCCTCCGACGAGGACCAGCTGCGCCCCCGGGTCACCGAGCTGGAGGCCCGCGTCGGCCGCGAGACCCACCGCATAGCCGTCGACCTGCTCGCCGCCGACGAGTCCGCGCCGGGAGTGCGCGAGACCGTCCAAGGCCTCCTCGACATGGCCCGCGGGCTGGGCCTGGCCAATCTCCTGACCGACGACGCCGCCCGCCGGGAACGCGTGGTGACCCAGTGGGCGGCGCTCCTGGAGGACGCCCTGGGCCGCGTCACGGACTGA
- a CDS encoding enoyl-CoA hydratase family protein, which produces MTLTVRTRARGVETIALDSPANRNALSAALVGELSDALADCGKDGDVRAVVLTHTGNTFSAGADLRDPPHPDALVGLLRQIVELPRPVVARVTGHVRAGGLGLLAACDIAAASHESTFAFTEVRIGVAPAVISLPLLPRTDPRALARYYLTGERLDAAEAARIGLLTAAGEDVDAVLEPVLDGLRRSAPQALAETKRLLTARVLETFDRDAADLTALSARLFSSAQAREGMTAFLERRDPPWVL; this is translated from the coding sequence GTGACCCTGACGGTCCGTACCCGCGCGCGCGGTGTCGAGACGATCGCCCTCGACTCGCCGGCCAACCGCAACGCCCTGTCGGCGGCGCTGGTCGGGGAACTCTCCGACGCCCTGGCCGACTGCGGCAAGGACGGCGACGTGCGCGCGGTCGTCCTCACCCACACCGGCAACACCTTCAGCGCGGGCGCCGACCTGCGCGACCCGCCCCACCCGGACGCGCTGGTCGGGCTGCTGCGGCAGATCGTCGAGCTGCCCAGACCGGTCGTCGCCCGGGTCACCGGCCATGTCCGGGCGGGCGGGCTCGGGCTGCTGGCCGCGTGCGACATCGCCGCCGCGTCGCACGAGTCGACGTTCGCGTTCACGGAGGTCCGGATCGGGGTGGCGCCCGCGGTGATCTCGCTGCCGCTGCTGCCCCGCACCGACCCGCGCGCCCTGGCCCGCTACTACCTGACCGGTGAGCGCCTCGACGCGGCCGAGGCGGCGCGCATCGGCCTGCTGACGGCGGCCGGTGAGGACGTGGACGCCGTACTGGAGCCGGTCCTGGACGGGCTGCGCCGTTCCGCCCCGCAGGCCCTGGCCGAGACGAAACGGCTGCTCACGGCTAGGGTGCTGGAGACATTCGACCGGGACGCGGCCGATCTGACGGCGCTCTCGGCCCGGTTGTTCTCCTCCGCGCAGGCCCGTGAGGGAATGACGGCCTTCCTCGAACGACGGGATCCCCCATGGGTGCTGTGA
- a CDS encoding SIS domain-containing protein produces MGDSRPADRYLDAAIGLLHRVRDEESEAIAAAGTLLADTVAAGGRLFAFGAGHSSLAAQDLVYRAGGLALMNLLAVPGAVGVEAPATLGSALERVDGLASAVLDSSPLRAGDVLVIISLSGRNALPVEMASGARARGVRVVGVTSVAYASGTTPRNASGTFLKDHCDVVLDSKIAVGDAELTLDTVPAPFAPASTVVTTALLQAVMATAAASLADRGVEPPLLRSGNVDGGHEWNGRVLEQYRDRIFYRQ; encoded by the coding sequence ATGGGCGACAGCAGGCCCGCCGACCGGTACCTCGACGCAGCCATCGGTCTGCTGCACCGCGTCCGCGACGAGGAGTCCGAGGCGATCGCCGCCGCGGGCACGCTCCTCGCCGACACCGTCGCCGCGGGCGGCCGCCTCTTCGCCTTCGGCGCCGGGCACTCCTCGCTCGCCGCCCAGGACCTCGTCTACCGGGCCGGCGGACTCGCCCTGATGAACCTGCTGGCCGTGCCGGGAGCCGTCGGCGTCGAGGCGCCCGCCACCCTCGGTTCCGCCCTCGAACGCGTCGACGGACTGGCCTCCGCCGTCCTCGACTCCTCCCCGCTGCGCGCCGGCGACGTACTGGTGATCATCTCCCTGTCGGGCCGCAACGCCCTCCCGGTGGAGATGGCGTCGGGCGCCCGCGCCCGCGGCGTGCGGGTCGTCGGAGTGACGTCGGTGGCCTACGCGAGCGGGACGACGCCCCGGAACGCGTCCGGCACGTTCCTGAAGGACCACTGCGACGTCGTCCTCGACTCGAAGATCGCGGTCGGCGACGCGGAGCTCACCCTGGACACCGTGCCGGCCCCGTTCGCCCCGGCCTCGACCGTGGTGACCACGGCGCTCCTCCAGGCCGTCATGGCGACGGCCGCCGCGTCGCTGGCCGACCGCGGCGTCGAACCGCCGCTGCTGCGCTCGGGGAACGTGGACGGCGGCCACGAGTGGAACGGGCGGGTGCTGGAGCAGTACCGGGACCGGATCTTCTACCGGCAGTGA
- a CDS encoding GNAT family N-acetyltransferase produces the protein MTKRRAILSGSVFEERIGYARAVVDGDHVHVSGTTGYDYATMTISDDVVEQAEQCLRNIGAALAEAGCTFADVVRVRYLLPERADFEPCWPVLRRRFGEVRPAATMMVCGLADDRMRIEIEVYARRGPVADVRIAPVEGEAMLREWRHVHNVIVPPAALSPDEVRERAGRYRLENAYVGDVLVGCSTVRPPERDGSSATVIARVLPEWRRRGIGTTLYGNGLAHARELGADTVDTCVLAANEDGLRFAAALGFTEVERYVLPGERDEWVDLRLTVTER, from the coding sequence ATGACAAAGCGGCGGGCGATTCTCAGCGGGTCGGTTTTCGAGGAGCGCATCGGGTACGCGCGTGCCGTGGTCGACGGGGATCACGTGCACGTGTCGGGGACGACCGGCTACGACTACGCCACCATGACGATCTCGGACGACGTCGTGGAGCAGGCCGAGCAGTGCCTGCGCAACATCGGCGCTGCGCTGGCCGAGGCGGGATGCACCTTCGCCGACGTGGTCCGGGTGCGCTACCTGCTGCCCGAGCGCGCGGACTTCGAGCCGTGCTGGCCCGTGCTGCGCCGCCGCTTCGGCGAGGTGCGGCCGGCCGCCACGATGATGGTGTGCGGTCTCGCGGACGACCGGATGCGGATCGAGATCGAGGTGTACGCGCGCCGCGGCCCGGTCGCGGACGTGCGGATCGCGCCCGTCGAGGGCGAGGCGATGCTCCGCGAGTGGAGGCACGTCCACAACGTGATCGTGCCTCCGGCCGCGCTCTCCCCCGACGAGGTGCGCGAGCGCGCCGGGCGCTACCGGCTGGAGAACGCCTACGTCGGTGACGTGCTCGTCGGCTGCTCGACCGTACGGCCGCCCGAACGGGACGGCTCATCCGCCACCGTGATCGCCCGCGTGCTGCCCGAGTGGCGGCGCCGCGGCATCGGCACGACCCTCTACGGCAACGGGCTCGCGCACGCGCGCGAGCTGGGCGCCGACACGGTCGACACGTGCGTGCTGGCGGCCAACGAGGACGGGCTGCGGTTCGCCGCGGCGCTCGGCTTCACCGAGGTCGAGCGGTACGTACTGCCCGGTGAGCGCGACGAGTGGGTGGATCTGCGGCTCACGGTCACCGAGCGTTAG
- a CDS encoding PAS domain-containing protein encodes MSASRRSGTTDELGPDEPGPEGPDGPEGSGGSDLLAALLDGMDAALCAFDADGVVTHWNREAERILGWTAEEAVGRRGFSGWAVRSADAEEVEGRLMSAMEAPGRQVHEFALLTKDGGRVLVRTQSAAVRGPDGKPAGVYCAFSEVHAQIDLERSIALSEALFEDASWGVVLVDADLRPAVVNAHAARALGIGRTAVLGRPLGELLAQGVEDLESALTHVLAEGAPPAPAEVWVSVRTPEGEKRRCWRSGFLRLASPLAEEPVPLGVGWLFQDVTEAKQTEQEAAVLRFRSNQLHRAARAAAECEDPAEAVTVHLDFALAGFADHALIDRVAGGAPADTVPAARVRLVRIAATPSGAPGPSLSSGEAGLPVRYAEGHPALQCVERIGTVRAGVGSVAPEQARAWARARQWPADSVHALCAVLRSRGRTLGVVTFLRGSGRSAFERSDTAYAEDVAARIATALDLAGGTTPR; translated from the coding sequence GTGAGTGCTTCCCGGCGTAGTGGGACCACGGACGAACTGGGACCGGACGAGCCCGGGCCGGAAGGCCCGGACGGACCGGAGGGTTCGGGTGGTTCCGATCTGCTTGCCGCCCTGCTGGACGGCATGGACGCGGCCCTGTGCGCCTTCGACGCCGACGGGGTCGTGACGCACTGGAACCGCGAGGCGGAACGCATCCTCGGCTGGACCGCCGAGGAGGCCGTCGGACGGCGCGGCTTCTCCGGCTGGGCGGTGCGCAGCGCCGACGCCGAGGAGGTCGAGGGGCGGCTGATGTCCGCCATGGAGGCGCCCGGCCGTCAGGTGCACGAGTTCGCGCTGCTGACGAAGGACGGCGGGCGGGTGCTCGTACGGACCCAGTCCGCGGCCGTGCGCGGACCGGACGGGAAGCCCGCGGGCGTGTACTGCGCCTTCAGCGAGGTGCACGCGCAGATCGACCTGGAGCGGTCCATCGCGCTGAGCGAGGCCCTCTTCGAGGACGCGAGCTGGGGCGTCGTGCTCGTCGACGCCGACCTGCGCCCGGCGGTGGTGAACGCGCACGCCGCCCGGGCCCTCGGCATCGGACGCACGGCGGTCCTGGGCCGGCCGCTCGGCGAGCTGCTCGCCCAGGGCGTGGAGGACCTGGAGAGCGCGCTGACCCACGTCCTGGCCGAGGGCGCGCCGCCCGCGCCCGCCGAGGTCTGGGTGAGCGTGCGCACCCCGGAGGGCGAGAAGCGGCGCTGCTGGCGCAGCGGCTTCCTGCGGCTCGCCTCGCCGCTCGCGGAGGAGCCGGTGCCGCTCGGGGTGGGCTGGCTGTTCCAGGACGTCACGGAGGCCAAGCAGACCGAGCAGGAGGCGGCGGTGCTGCGCTTCCGCAGCAACCAGCTGCACCGGGCCGCCCGCGCCGCCGCCGAGTGCGAGGACCCCGCCGAGGCGGTGACCGTCCACCTCGACTTCGCGCTGGCCGGGTTCGCCGACCACGCGCTGATCGACCGGGTGGCGGGCGGCGCACCGGCCGACACGGTGCCCGCGGCGCGGGTCCGGCTGGTACGGATCGCCGCCACACCGTCGGGCGCCCCCGGGCCGAGCCTGTCGTCCGGCGAGGCGGGCCTGCCGGTGCGGTACGCCGAAGGGCACCCGGCGCTGCAGTGCGTGGAGCGCATCGGCACCGTACGGGCCGGCGTCGGCAGCGTGGCCCCCGAGCAGGCCCGCGCCTGGGCACGGGCCCGGCAGTGGCCGGCCGACTCGGTGCACGCGCTGTGCGCCGTGCTGCGCAGCCGGGGGCGGACGCTGGGCGTCGTCACGTTCCTGCGCGGCAGCGGACGCAGCGCGTTCGAGCGGTCCGACACGGCGTACGCCGAGGACGTCGCGGCGCGGATCGCCACCGCGCTCGACCTGGCGGGCGGTACGACGCCGCGGTGA
- a CDS encoding metal-dependent transcriptional regulator, with amino-acid sequence MSGLIDTTEMYLRTILELEEEGVVPMRARIAERLDQSGPTVSQTVARMERDGLVSVASDRHLEFTDEGRRLATRVMRKHRLAECLLVDVIGLEWEQVHAEACRWEHVMSEAVERRVLELLRHPTESPYGNPIPGLEELGEKDGADPFLDEGMVSLADLDPGLEGKTVVVRRIGEPIQTDAQLMYTLRRAGVQPGSVVSVTESAGGVLVGSGGEAAELESDVASHVFVAKR; translated from the coding sequence ATGTCCGGACTGATCGACACCACGGAGATGTATCTCCGCACCATCCTCGAACTCGAGGAGGAAGGCGTGGTCCCCATGCGCGCCCGGATCGCCGAGCGGCTCGACCAGAGCGGCCCGACGGTCAGCCAGACGGTGGCGCGGATGGAGCGCGACGGTCTGGTGTCCGTGGCCAGCGACCGGCACCTGGAGTTCACCGATGAGGGCCGCCGACTGGCGACACGCGTGATGCGCAAGCACCGCCTCGCCGAGTGCCTGCTCGTCGACGTGATCGGCCTGGAGTGGGAGCAGGTGCACGCGGAGGCCTGCCGCTGGGAGCACGTGATGAGCGAGGCCGTGGAGCGCCGCGTGCTCGAACTGCTGCGCCACCCGACCGAGTCGCCGTACGGCAACCCGATCCCGGGTCTGGAGGAGCTCGGCGAGAAGGACGGCGCCGACCCGTTCCTGGACGAGGGCATGGTCTCGCTGGCCGACCTCGACCCGGGCCTGGAGGGCAAGACGGTGGTCGTCCGGCGGATCGGCGAGCCGATCCAGACCGACGCCCAGCTGATGTACACGCTGCGGCGGGCGGGCGTGCAGCCCGGTTCCGTGGTGAGCGTGACGGAGTCGGCCGGCGGGGTGCTGGTGGGCAGCGGCGGCGAGGCGGCCGAGCTGGAGTCGGACGTCGCCTCCCACGTCTTCGTCGCCAAGCGCTGA
- a CDS encoding citrate synthase 2: MSDFVPGLEGVVAFETEIAEPDKEGGALRYRGVDIEDLVGHVSFGNVWGLLVDGAFNPGLPPAEPFPIPVHSGDIRVDVQSALAMLAPVWGLKPLLDIDSEQARADLARAAVMALSYVAQSARGQGLPMVPQREIDKAGSITERFMIRWRGEPDPKHVAAVDAYWTSAAEHGMNASTFTARVIASTGADVAAALSGAVGAMSGPLHGGAPSRVLGMIEEIERTGDAEAYVRQALDNGERLMGFGHRVYRAEDPRARVLRRTARELGAPRFEVAEALEKAALEELHNRRPDRVLATNVEFWAAIVLDFAEVPAHMFTSMFTCARTAGWSAHILEQKHTGRLVRPSARYIGPGPRDPGAIDGFEDITVAR, translated from the coding sequence ATGTCCGACTTCGTACCCGGGCTCGAGGGAGTCGTAGCGTTCGAGACGGAGATCGCCGAACCGGACAAGGAGGGCGGCGCCCTCAGGTACCGCGGCGTCGACATCGAGGACCTGGTCGGCCACGTCTCGTTCGGCAACGTGTGGGGTCTGCTCGTCGACGGGGCCTTCAACCCCGGTCTGCCGCCCGCCGAGCCGTTCCCGATCCCCGTGCACTCCGGCGACATCCGCGTGGACGTGCAGTCCGCGCTCGCCATGCTGGCCCCCGTCTGGGGCCTGAAACCCCTGCTCGACATCGACTCCGAGCAGGCCCGCGCCGACCTCGCCCGCGCCGCCGTGATGGCCCTGTCCTACGTCGCCCAGTCCGCCCGCGGCCAGGGCCTGCCCATGGTCCCGCAGCGGGAGATCGACAAGGCCGGCTCCATCACCGAACGCTTCATGATCCGCTGGCGGGGCGAGCCCGACCCCAAGCACGTCGCGGCCGTGGACGCCTACTGGACCAGCGCCGCCGAGCACGGCATGAACGCCTCCACCTTCACGGCCCGGGTCATCGCCTCCACCGGCGCCGACGTGGCCGCCGCCCTCTCGGGCGCCGTCGGCGCGATGTCCGGCCCGCTGCACGGCGGCGCCCCCTCCCGGGTCCTGGGCATGATCGAGGAGATCGAGCGGACCGGCGACGCCGAGGCGTACGTGCGGCAGGCGCTGGACAACGGCGAGCGCCTGATGGGCTTCGGCCACCGCGTCTACCGCGCCGAGGACCCGCGGGCGCGGGTGCTGCGCCGCACCGCCCGGGAACTGGGCGCGCCGCGCTTCGAGGTCGCGGAGGCCCTGGAGAAGGCGGCCCTGGAAGAACTGCACAACCGCCGTCCGGACCGTGTCCTGGCCACCAACGTCGAGTTCTGGGCGGCCATCGTCCTGGACTTCGCGGAGGTCCCGGCGCACATGTTCACCTCGATGTTCACCTGCGCCCGCACGGCCGGCTGGTCCGCGCACATCCTCGAGCAGAAGCACACCGGCCGGCTGGTCCGCCCGTCCGCCCGCTACATCGGACCGGGCCCGCGCGACCCCGGTGCGATCGACGGCTTCGAGGACATCACCGTCGCCCGCTGA
- a CDS encoding 4-coumarate--CoA ligase family protein, with amino-acid sequence MFRSEYADVPPVELPIHEAVLGRAAEFGDAPALIDGTDGTTLSYEQVDRFHRRIAAALAEAGVRKGDVLALHSPNTIAFPTAFYAATRAGATVTTVHPLATPEEFAKQLGDSAARWIITVSPLLEAARRAAELAGGVQEIFVCDGAPGHRSLLDMLGSTAPEPRPALDPATDVAALPYSSGTTGTPKGVMLTHRQIATNLAQLEPAITTGPGDRILAVLPFFHIYGLTALMNAPLRMGATVVVLPRFDLEQFLAAIQNHRITGLYVAPPIVLALAKHPAVAQYDLSSLKYVISAAAPLDANLAAACSARLDLPPVGQAYGMTELSPGTHVVPLDAMRGAPPGTVGRLIAGTEMRIVSLDDPGKDLGVGEDGEILIRGPQVMKGYLGRPDATAAMIDPDGWLHTGDVGHVDGDGWLFVVDRVKELIKYKGFQVAPAELEALLLTHPGIADAAVVGVYDDEGNEIPHAYVVRQASAPDLSEGEVMMHVAERVAPYKRVRRVTFIDGVPRAASGKILRRLLRESV; translated from the coding sequence ATGTTCCGCAGCGAGTACGCAGACGTCCCACCCGTAGAACTGCCCATCCACGAAGCGGTGCTGGGCCGGGCCGCCGAGTTCGGTGACGCGCCCGCGCTCATCGACGGCACCGACGGCACCACCCTCTCGTACGAGCAGGTGGACCGGTTCCACCGGCGGATCGCCGCCGCGCTCGCCGAGGCGGGGGTGCGCAAGGGCGACGTCCTCGCCCTGCACAGCCCGAACACGATCGCCTTCCCGACCGCCTTCTACGCCGCCACGCGCGCGGGTGCCACCGTCACCACCGTGCACCCGCTCGCCACCCCGGAGGAGTTCGCCAAGCAGCTCGGCGACTCGGCCGCCCGCTGGATCATCACCGTCTCCCCGCTGCTGGAGGCCGCCCGGCGGGCCGCCGAACTCGCGGGCGGGGTCCAGGAGATCTTCGTCTGCGACGGCGCGCCCGGCCACCGCTCACTGCTCGACATGCTGGGCTCCACCGCCCCCGAGCCGCGGCCGGCCCTCGATCCCGCCACGGACGTCGCCGCGCTGCCGTACTCGTCGGGCACCACGGGCACCCCCAAGGGCGTGATGCTCACGCACCGCCAGATCGCCACCAACCTCGCCCAGCTGGAACCGGCCATCACCACCGGCCCCGGCGACCGCATCCTCGCCGTGCTGCCGTTCTTCCACATCTACGGGCTGACGGCGCTGATGAACGCGCCGCTGCGGATGGGCGCCACGGTGGTCGTCCTGCCCCGCTTCGACCTGGAGCAGTTCCTCGCGGCCATCCAGAACCACCGCATCACCGGCCTGTACGTCGCCCCGCCGATCGTCCTCGCGCTCGCCAAGCACCCGGCGGTCGCGCAGTACGACCTGTCGAGCCTGAAGTACGTCATCAGCGCCGCCGCCCCGCTGGACGCGAACCTGGCCGCCGCCTGCTCCGCCCGGCTGGACCTGCCGCCCGTCGGCCAGGCCTACGGCATGACGGAGCTGTCCCCCGGCACCCACGTCGTCCCGCTGGACGCGATGCGCGGCGCGCCGCCCGGCACCGTCGGCCGGCTCATCGCGGGCACCGAGATGCGGATCGTCTCCCTGGACGACCCCGGCAAGGACCTCGGCGTCGGCGAGGACGGGGAGATCCTCATCCGCGGCCCGCAGGTGATGAAGGGCTACCTGGGACGACCCGACGCCACCGCCGCGATGATCGACCCCGACGGCTGGCTGCACACCGGGGACGTGGGACACGTCGACGGCGACGGCTGGCTGTTCGTCGTGGACCGGGTCAAGGAACTCATCAAGTACAAGGGCTTCCAGGTGGCGCCGGCGGAGCTGGAGGCCCTGCTCCTGACCCACCCCGGCATAGCCGACGCCGCGGTCGTCGGCGTGTACGACGACGAGGGCAACGAGATCCCGCACGCCTACGTGGTACGCCAGGCGAGCGCCCCCGACCTGTCCGAGGGGGAGGTCATGATGCATGTCGCCGAACGCGTCGCGCCCTACAAGCGGGTGCGCCGGGTCACCTTCATCGACGGGGTGCCCCGCGCCGCCTCCGGCAAGATCCTGCGCCGCCTGCTGAGGGAGTCCGTGTGA